A region from the Sphingopyxis lindanitolerans genome encodes:
- a CDS encoding enoyl-CoA hydratase/isomerase family protein: MSRIHTEIDNHVALVTLDNAPVNAAALDMLQELTDTFDSFNDRDDVRVVVLTGAGRCFSAGADLKNRPDLTIPGTRWNRNRVVREVGYSIADCAKPVIAAVNGPALGAGLGLVASCDIIVASDTAVFGLPEIDVGLMGGGKHAARIIPHSLARRMMLTGYRAPAAELYRRGVIEACLPADELLPYCMEMAAVIASKSPLATRFAKDSMRTIENMTLRDGYIYEQGNTAKLSTSHDAQEAVAAFVEKRPPLFLGR, translated from the coding sequence ATGAGCCGTATTCATACCGAAATCGACAACCATGTTGCGCTCGTCACGCTCGACAATGCACCAGTCAACGCCGCCGCGCTGGATATGCTGCAGGAACTCACCGACACCTTCGACAGCTTCAACGATCGCGATGATGTAAGGGTCGTGGTGTTGACCGGCGCGGGCCGTTGTTTCAGCGCGGGCGCCGATCTCAAGAACCGGCCCGATCTGACGATCCCGGGGACGCGCTGGAACCGGAACCGCGTCGTGCGCGAGGTCGGCTACTCGATCGCCGATTGTGCGAAGCCGGTCATTGCCGCGGTCAACGGTCCGGCGCTGGGTGCCGGGCTCGGTCTCGTCGCGAGTTGCGATATCATCGTCGCCTCCGACACGGCGGTCTTCGGGCTTCCCGAAATCGATGTTGGCTTGATGGGTGGCGGCAAGCATGCGGCGCGTATCATTCCCCATTCCCTCGCACGGCGCATGATGCTGACCGGCTATCGCGCCCCGGCCGCTGAACTCTATCGCCGCGGCGTCATCGAGGCGTGCCTGCCTGCCGACGAACTGCTGCCCTATTGCATGGAGATGGCGGCGGTCATCGCATCGAAGAGCCCGCTGGCAACGCGGTTCGCCAAGGACAGCATGCGCACGATCGAGAACATGACGCTGCGCGACGGCTATATCTATGAACAGGGCAATACGGCGAAGCTGTCGACCTCGCACGACGCGCAGGAAGCCGTCGCGGCGTTCGTCGAAAAACGTCCTCCCCTATTTCTCGGTCGCTGA
- a CDS encoding SDR family NAD(P)-dependent oxidoreductase, which yields MTKSLEGRVALITGASRGLGREIAQRLAQDGASVALLDRKAHWAEDLVAEIESTGGKAVALGSDVSDRKALTAAFESAVSALGRLDIVVNNAMWTKYAAIEDIDEESLDRMLGVGVAGIIWGTQAAAAAMRQQGGGSIVNIASVSARLGLPQAMVYCGIKAAVEGMTRSAAIELAPAGIRVNAVAPSTVATEGVRAMLDEATFEARVASTPLGRLGATSDIAEAVLFFADPMRSGFVTGQSLLVDGGISVALR from the coding sequence ATGACGAAATCACTCGAAGGGCGCGTTGCGCTCATAACCGGCGCATCGCGCGGCCTCGGCCGCGAAATCGCACAGCGACTTGCTCAGGATGGCGCGTCCGTCGCCCTCCTCGATCGCAAGGCGCATTGGGCGGAAGATCTTGTGGCCGAAATCGAATCAACGGGAGGAAAGGCCGTCGCGCTCGGCAGCGATGTCTCCGACCGCAAAGCGTTGACCGCGGCCTTTGAAAGCGCAGTCTCGGCGCTCGGTCGCCTCGACATCGTCGTGAACAACGCGATGTGGACCAAATATGCCGCCATTGAGGATATCGACGAGGAAAGCCTCGACCGGATGCTCGGTGTCGGCGTCGCCGGGATCATCTGGGGCACGCAAGCGGCCGCCGCCGCGATGCGACAGCAAGGCGGCGGATCGATCGTCAACATCGCATCGGTGTCGGCGCGACTGGGCCTTCCCCAAGCGATGGTCTATTGTGGGATCAAAGCCGCGGTCGAGGGAATGACGCGATCGGCGGCGATCGAACTGGCACCTGCGGGAATCCGCGTCAACGCCGTCGCCCCTTCGACTGTCGCGACCGAAGGCGTGCGAGCGATGCTCGACGAGGCCACATTCGAGGCTCGCGTCGCCAGCACGCCCCTCGGCCGGCTCGGCGCGACATCGGATATCGCCGAAGCGGTTCTGTTCTTCGCCGACCCCATGCGTTCGGGTTTTGTGACCGGCCAGTCGCTGCTCGTTGACGGCGGTATCTCGGTCGCGCTGCGCTGA
- a CDS encoding glutathione S-transferase family protein, whose amino-acid sequence MIILHANGSCSLGILQLVEEAELEYKIKSVDLAGGEQRTEAFLAVNPKGKVPALILDSGALLTEWPAIATYIAAQDSTGRLIPEDPLSKARVYEAVDYIVSTVHMQGFTRMVRPGNFTPGEKDHDAVKARGRAIFDGGLAVMDEALGARDYVVDQFSIADAALFYCENWKVNRLGETLPPRLEAHFNRMLARPATVRAIARSS is encoded by the coding sequence ATGATAATCTTGCACGCAAATGGCAGTTGTTCGCTCGGCATTCTCCAATTGGTCGAGGAAGCGGAGCTCGAATACAAGATCAAGTCCGTTGACCTCGCTGGCGGCGAGCAGCGCACCGAGGCGTTTCTCGCGGTCAATCCAAAGGGGAAGGTGCCGGCTCTGATTCTCGACAGCGGCGCGTTGTTGACCGAATGGCCCGCGATCGCCACCTATATCGCCGCACAGGATTCGACGGGGCGCCTGATCCCCGAAGACCCTCTCTCGAAGGCGCGGGTCTATGAGGCCGTCGATTATATCGTCTCCACGGTTCACATGCAGGGCTTTACCCGGATGGTCCGGCCCGGGAATTTCACGCCGGGCGAAAAGGATCATGACGCCGTGAAGGCGCGCGGGCGCGCCATCTTCGACGGTGGGCTTGCCGTCATGGACGAAGCACTTGGCGCGCGCGATTATGTCGTCGATCAATTCAGCATCGCCGATGCGGCGCTCTTTTATTGCGAGAATTGGAAGGTGAACCGCCTGGGCGAGACTCTGCCGCCGCGGCTTGAGGCTCATTTCAACCGCATGCTGGCGCGCCCGGCCACAGTTCGCGCTATCGCGCGATCTTCCTGA
- a CDS encoding SMP-30/gluconolactonase/LRE family protein, whose protein sequence is MPVEIDLLEAGVTGLGESPLWDHRNMRLWWIDSAADSLHSSNAEGGEQAEWMLGQPIGSIGLAKGGLIVALSDGFYRFDLESGRVDPVAHPKMAADTRLNDGKADRAGRFLAASMRTGEAVGGAELFQLDANGAVRTLEVGIGIGNAICFSPAGDRLYFADSLDGLLRRYDYDSESGAIGPRRDLVDCRDHGSGADGATVDAEGRIWVALVMAQAVACYAPDGVLLRSIPVPLPYPSCPAFGGPKLDILYLTSIANSGNRLVANHPDAGRITVIRGLDVPGIAEGIYR, encoded by the coding sequence ATGCCCGTCGAAATCGATCTGCTGGAAGCCGGCGTTACTGGTCTTGGTGAAAGCCCGCTGTGGGATCACCGGAATATGCGTCTGTGGTGGATCGATTCAGCCGCAGACTCCCTTCATTCCAGCAATGCCGAAGGCGGCGAACAGGCCGAATGGATGCTCGGTCAGCCGATTGGCAGTATCGGGCTTGCCAAGGGCGGACTGATCGTGGCGCTCTCCGACGGTTTTTATCGCTTCGATCTCGAAAGCGGACGCGTCGATCCTGTTGCGCATCCGAAGATGGCTGCGGATACGCGCCTCAATGACGGCAAGGCCGACCGCGCGGGCCGCTTTTTGGCCGCATCGATGCGAACCGGCGAGGCAGTTGGCGGCGCCGAATTGTTCCAACTCGACGCGAACGGCGCCGTCAGGACGCTCGAGGTCGGGATCGGGATCGGCAATGCCATCTGCTTCTCGCCCGCTGGGGATAGGCTATATTTCGCAGATAGCCTCGATGGGCTGCTTCGCCGCTATGATTATGATTCTGAGAGCGGGGCCATCGGTCCGCGGCGCGATCTCGTCGATTGCCGCGACCATGGATCGGGCGCCGACGGCGCGACGGTCGATGCGGAGGGCCGGATATGGGTCGCTCTGGTGATGGCGCAGGCGGTGGCGTGTTATGCGCCCGATGGCGTCTTGCTGCGCTCGATCCCGGTGCCGCTTCCCTATCCGTCGTGTCCGGCTTTTGGTGGACCGAAGCTCGACATTCTCTATCTGACGAGCATTGCGAATTCGGGAAACCGCCTTGTGGCCAACCATCCCGACGCCGGGAGGATCACCGTGATCCGGGGCCTCGACGTGCCTGGGATCGCGGAAGGCATTTATCGCTGA
- a CDS encoding cysteine dioxygenase codes for MMNILDPLGRWDRFLGAMHALVDRHLSDTDTIAFGTDILASLVAVDDWLPDSLAAPDSRHYQQHLLHLDPRARFSVVSFVWAPGQSTPIHDHGIWGLVGMLRGSELSQRFVHSGARPPQPVGAPRRLEPGDVECLDPAAGDIHKVSNASDGVSVSIHVYGADIGKVERRAFGLDGDVRRFISGYSAGEAPQHWTGNRP; via the coding sequence ATGATGAATATTTTGGATCCGCTTGGCCGATGGGACCGCTTTCTCGGCGCTATGCACGCGTTGGTCGATCGTCATCTTTCGGACACCGATACCATCGCTTTCGGAACCGATATTCTGGCTTCTCTAGTGGCTGTCGACGATTGGTTGCCTGACAGTTTGGCCGCTCCCGATTCCCGACATTATCAACAGCATCTGTTGCATCTTGATCCTCGCGCTCGCTTCAGCGTCGTCAGTTTCGTCTGGGCGCCAGGCCAGTCGACGCCGATCCACGACCATGGAATATGGGGCCTTGTCGGCATGCTCCGGGGGAGCGAATTGTCGCAACGCTTCGTGCATTCCGGCGCCCGCCCGCCGCAACCCGTCGGTGCGCCGCGGCGTCTCGAACCGGGCGATGTCGAGTGCCTCGACCCTGCGGCGGGCGACATTCACAAAGTAAGCAATGCAAGCGATGGAGTTTCGGTGAGCATTCATGTCTACGGCGCCGATATCGGCAAGGTTGAACGGCGTGCGTTTGGGCTCGACGGCGACGTGCGTCGCTTCATTTCGGGATATAGCGCCGGCGAAGCGCCGCAACACTGGACTGGCAACCGGCCATGA
- a CDS encoding acyl-CoA dehydrogenase family protein, with product MQFAYNDEQQMLRDSVERFGDEEWSAADRLKRLEEGAEGTARRWAQMAELGWLMLPIAEAEGGLGGGPIEIMAIMEGLGRHLMTEAYVSYCVLAPALMAGGGDYCTALLEQVGAGKARIAAALIEDEGYATAAITTFASMDGDAFRLTGVKTHVEDGADADWYLVSARIAGSMGDRDGISLFLVPRTAEGLRVQRFRSIDGHRHCSLEFADVVGIPVGGLGEAADRIDAARDRAIVAHLAEAVGSMEAAAAATLDHVRTRQQFGVLIGTFQVVQHKVVDMNIACEEARALTMVAASQLASCGEASSLIAAAKVRVTQCGLVVTRQAVQLHGGVGTSEELIVSHHLRRQMMLDIAHGDRDHHKARFAELNR from the coding sequence ATGCAGTTCGCCTATAATGACGAGCAGCAGATGCTGCGCGACAGCGTCGAGCGTTTCGGCGACGAAGAATGGAGCGCGGCCGACCGGCTGAAACGGCTGGAGGAAGGGGCCGAGGGCACCGCGCGCCGCTGGGCGCAGATGGCGGAACTCGGCTGGTTGATGCTGCCGATCGCCGAAGCCGAAGGCGGGCTCGGCGGGGGTCCGATCGAGATCATGGCCATCATGGAGGGTTTGGGGCGTCACCTGATGACCGAGGCCTATGTCAGCTATTGCGTTCTCGCCCCCGCGCTCATGGCGGGCGGCGGTGATTATTGCACCGCTCTGCTCGAACAGGTGGGCGCGGGGAAGGCGCGGATCGCGGCGGCGCTGATCGAGGATGAGGGATATGCTACTGCGGCGATCACCACCTTCGCATCAATGGACGGCGATGCGTTTCGCCTGACCGGCGTGAAGACGCATGTCGAGGACGGGGCCGACGCCGACTGGTATCTGGTCTCGGCGCGCATTGCGGGCAGCATGGGTGATCGCGACGGTATCAGTCTGTTCCTCGTTCCGCGAACGGCAGAAGGGCTCAGGGTGCAGCGGTTTCGCTCGATCGACGGACATCGTCATTGCAGCCTCGAATTCGCCGATGTTGTGGGTATCCCGGTGGGTGGGCTCGGCGAGGCCGCTGATCGTATCGATGCGGCGCGCGACCGCGCGATCGTCGCGCATTTGGCCGAGGCCGTGGGATCAATGGAGGCGGCCGCCGCCGCGACACTGGACCATGTCCGCACGCGCCAGCAATTCGGGGTGTTGATCGGCACCTTTCAGGTCGTGCAGCACAAGGTCGTCGACATGAATATCGCCTGCGAAGAGGCGCGTGCCTTGACGATGGTCGCAGCATCCCAGCTCGCCAGCTGCGGAGAAGCGTCATCGCTGATCGCCGCAGCGAAAGTTCGTGTCACACAATGCGGTCTTGTGGTGACGCGGCAGGCGGTGCAGCTCCACGGCGGCGTCGGCACCAGCGAGGAACTGATCGTCAGCCACCATCTTCGCCGGCAAATGATGCTCGACATCGCCCATGGCGACCGCGACCACCACAAGGCGCGTTTCGCTGAACTCAATCGCTAG
- a CDS encoding FAD-binding oxidoreductase: MVHSRIDDKFLEALAAACGGRISLSEDDRRTHGSGEAYHAPMPPDVVAFPSSTDEVSRIAALCHDAGVPIIAFGAGTSLEGNVAAPFGGVCLDLRGMDAIVEIAAADLDCMVQAGVTRLHLNKMLRDTGLFFPIDPGADATIGGMAATRASGTNAVRYGTMRDAVLGLTVVLVDGSIICTGTRTRKSSAGYDLTRLFVGSEGTLGIITEVRLRLHGIPETVRVARSHFETLADAVSTVTQIMQMGIPVARVELADAAQMRAINAYSRSAYPERDTLFFECHGAEGAVAEQIALVEMLVRTHGGLDWTIALNAEDRSRLWQARHDALYASTAQRPGSKGYITDVCVPVSRLGDCIELAREMIAKASFPATIVGHVGDGNFHVICPIDPSSETERKEAHTIADALARQAIAVGGTCTGEHGIGLGKLDYMTIEHGQAGVDAMWLIKRAFDPRGLLNPGKVLPKPSTESPSS; this comes from the coding sequence ATGGTGCATTCCCGAATCGACGACAAGTTTCTCGAGGCGCTTGCCGCCGCCTGTGGCGGTCGCATTTCGCTTTCCGAGGACGACCGGCGAACCCATGGGAGCGGTGAGGCCTATCATGCGCCGATGCCACCCGATGTGGTCGCCTTCCCGTCATCGACGGACGAGGTCAGCCGGATCGCCGCCCTATGCCATGACGCTGGCGTCCCGATCATCGCCTTTGGGGCCGGCACGTCGCTCGAGGGCAATGTGGCGGCGCCTTTTGGCGGCGTCTGCCTCGACCTTCGGGGGATGGATGCGATCGTCGAAATTGCAGCCGCGGATCTCGATTGCATGGTTCAGGCGGGAGTGACCCGCCTTCATCTCAACAAGATGCTGCGAGACACCGGACTCTTCTTTCCGATAGATCCGGGCGCGGATGCGACGATCGGCGGAATGGCGGCAACGCGAGCGTCGGGAACCAATGCCGTGCGCTATGGCACGATGCGCGACGCTGTCCTGGGGCTGACCGTGGTGCTGGTTGATGGATCCATCATATGCACGGGAACCCGGACCCGCAAATCCTCGGCGGGATACGACCTCACGCGGCTTTTCGTCGGTTCGGAAGGCACGCTCGGGATCATCACCGAAGTGAGATTGCGGTTGCACGGCATTCCGGAGACGGTTCGTGTCGCCCGAAGCCATTTCGAAACGCTGGCAGATGCGGTCTCTACGGTCACGCAGATCATGCAGATGGGCATTCCGGTTGCCCGGGTCGAACTCGCCGACGCGGCGCAGATGCGTGCGATCAACGCCTACTCGCGCAGCGCCTATCCCGAACGTGACACATTATTCTTCGAGTGCCATGGTGCCGAAGGCGCCGTTGCCGAGCAAATCGCACTGGTCGAGATGCTCGTCCGGACCCATGGCGGTCTTGACTGGACGATCGCCCTAAATGCCGAGGATCGCAGCCGCTTGTGGCAGGCGCGCCACGATGCGCTTTATGCGTCCACCGCTCAACGTCCCGGATCCAAGGGCTATATTACCGACGTCTGCGTGCCCGTCTCGCGTCTTGGGGATTGCATAGAGCTCGCACGTGAAATGATTGCAAAAGCCAGCTTCCCGGCCACGATTGTCGGGCATGTCGGCGACGGCAATTTCCACGTCATCTGCCCGATCGACCCGTCGTCCGAGACCGAACGAAAAGAAGCGCATACCATCGCCGATGCGCTTGCACGCCAGGCCATTGCCGTGGGGGGCACTTGCACCGGCGAGCATGGCATCGGACTTGGCAAGCTCGATTATATGACGATCGAGCACGGCCAGGCCGGCGTCGATGCCATGTGGCTCATCAAGCGGGCCTTCGATCCCCGGGGATTGCTCAATCCCGGCAAAGTTCTTCCCAAACCATCCACGGAAAGCCCCTCTTCATGA
- a CDS encoding AMP-binding protein, producing the protein MDWNFGDLLDATAAHVPGDRPAIIRGDHVTSWADFDARTNRLARAMLAAGLRAGDRVAILARNVPEFIEIAAAAFKARLTHVNLNYRYTTSEIEYVLRDCQAAALFYQGEFASVVAPLVGGAIDHLTYAVQIDGAGAYDGIVKEGDAAPLDIVRSPEDGYLLYTGGTTGRPKGVMWRSVDARWSQLESPVATTTPANMEDHVAQVLKGVAGRVMPACPLMHGAGLNSSLAELLVGGTAVLLPSDRFSADELWSEAERHHVTRILIVGDAFARPMADALLANPGRWDLSSLRLISSAGLMWSEQVKAALLDALPQLTLLDILGASEASGFGYAITNKDRSTPTGLFEPGPQTVIIDLEQERVLAADEVGQGWLARRPPFGAGYHGDPEKTAGVYRSIDGQAYAVPGDMAERLPDGRLRLLGRGSMCINTGGEKVFVEEVEEALKRVDGVVDAMVFGLPDPQWGSVVTALIEGGEAFDDQALRAALSHDLAAYKQPRRIIRVAALPRHASGKSDYRSGMHMARAEIAALPSTG; encoded by the coding sequence ATGGACTGGAATTTCGGCGACTTGCTGGACGCGACCGCGGCGCATGTGCCCGGCGATCGACCGGCGATCATCCGCGGCGATCATGTGACAAGCTGGGCGGATTTCGACGCGCGGACGAACCGGCTGGCGCGCGCGATGCTTGCCGCGGGGCTGCGCGCGGGCGATCGCGTCGCGATCCTCGCGCGCAATGTTCCCGAATTCATCGAGATCGCCGCGGCGGCGTTCAAGGCGCGGCTGACCCACGTCAATCTCAACTATCGTTACACGACATCCGAGATCGAATATGTGCTGCGCGATTGCCAGGCGGCGGCGCTCTTCTATCAGGGCGAGTTCGCGTCGGTGGTCGCACCGCTCGTCGGGGGAGCGATCGATCATCTGACATATGCGGTCCAGATCGACGGTGCGGGGGCTTATGACGGCATCGTCAAAGAGGGCGACGCTGCGCCGCTCGACATCGTCCGCTCGCCCGAGGACGGCTATCTTCTCTACACTGGCGGGACCACCGGCCGGCCGAAGGGCGTGATGTGGCGCTCGGTTGACGCGCGCTGGTCGCAGCTCGAATCCCCCGTGGCGACCACGACGCCGGCGAACATGGAGGATCATGTCGCTCAAGTGCTGAAGGGGGTGGCGGGGCGTGTCATGCCCGCCTGTCCGTTGATGCACGGGGCGGGGCTCAATAGTTCGCTCGCCGAATTGCTGGTCGGCGGCACCGCCGTGCTACTGCCGTCGGACCGGTTCAGCGCCGACGAATTGTGGAGCGAGGCCGAGCGCCACCATGTCACGCGCATTCTGATCGTCGGCGATGCCTTTGCGCGGCCGATGGCCGATGCGCTGCTTGCCAATCCAGGGCGATGGGACCTTTCTTCTTTGCGTCTGATTTCGTCGGCGGGGTTGATGTGGTCCGAACAGGTGAAGGCGGCGTTGCTCGACGCGTTGCCGCAACTGACCCTGCTCGACATCCTCGGTGCTTCCGAGGCCTCCGGTTTTGGCTATGCGATCACCAACAAGGATCGTTCGACCCCGACCGGGCTTTTCGAGCCGGGACCGCAGACCGTGATCATCGATCTGGAACAGGAACGCGTGCTCGCCGCCGACGAGGTTGGGCAGGGCTGGCTCGCACGGCGCCCACCGTTCGGGGCTGGCTATCATGGCGATCCTGAAAAGACCGCCGGCGTCTATCGCTCGATCGACGGCCAGGCCTATGCGGTCCCTGGCGATATGGCGGAACGCCTGCCCGATGGACGGTTACGCCTGTTGGGTCGCGGAAGCATGTGCATCAACACCGGCGGTGAGAAGGTCTTCGTCGAGGAGGTCGAGGAAGCGCTGAAGCGCGTCGATGGCGTCGTCGATGCCATGGTGTTCGGGCTGCCAGACCCTCAATGGGGCAGCGTCGTTACCGCGCTGATCGAGGGAGGCGAGGCCTTCGATGATCAAGCCCTGCGCGCTGCGCTGTCGCATGATCTTGCCGCCTATAAGCAACCGCGCCGGATCATCCGCGTCGCGGCCTTGCCGCGACATGCCAGTGGCAAGAGCGACTATCGCAGCGGCATGCACATGGCGCGTGCGGAAATTGCCGCCTTGCCGTCCACCGGCTGA
- a CDS encoding YeiH family protein, translating to MAADLYCEMHLEAARPAKRRWRDYLPGALVTAIAALAAAWLADHYAAPLVLMGLLIGLAMSFLSQDPRTHAGLDLMSQTALRIGIVLVGARITAGQFAELGPLPFALLVGIMLAVILITVASARLFRQDRHAALLAGGATAICGASAALALYSLIGDKRVDQARFTMTLVGITVASALAMTLYPILAAELALSDTQAGFLIGASIHDVAQAIGGGFSFSPQAGEVATIVKLTRVALLAPMLMLVGLWLARAGGGDAAKRRIPLRLPWFILGFLALAALNSLVALPRPAVDAANMAAQALLLLAIVATAMKARLHLLLDQGWRSFAPIVVATLTSFLLALAAVELM from the coding sequence ATGGCCGCTGACCTATACTGCGAGATGCATCTTGAGGCGGCGCGGCCTGCGAAGCGGCGGTGGCGCGATTATCTGCCGGGCGCGCTCGTCACCGCGATCGCGGCGCTCGCCGCGGCCTGGCTCGCCGACCATTATGCCGCGCCGCTCGTCCTCATGGGGCTGCTCATCGGCCTCGCGATGAGCTTCCTGTCGCAGGACCCGCGCACCCACGCCGGGCTCGACCTCATGTCGCAGACCGCGCTGCGCATCGGCATCGTCCTCGTCGGCGCGCGGATCACCGCCGGGCAGTTCGCCGAACTGGGCCCGCTGCCCTTTGCCCTGCTGGTCGGCATCATGCTCGCCGTCATCCTGATCACCGTCGCCAGCGCCCGATTGTTCCGGCAGGACCGCCACGCCGCGCTGCTCGCCGGCGGCGCCACCGCCATCTGCGGCGCCTCGGCCGCGCTCGCCCTCTATTCGCTGATCGGCGACAAGCGCGTCGACCAGGCGCGCTTCACGATGACCCTGGTCGGGATCACCGTCGCCAGCGCGCTCGCCATGACCCTCTATCCCATCCTCGCCGCCGAACTCGCGCTCTCCGACACGCAGGCGGGGTTCCTGATCGGCGCGTCGATCCATGACGTCGCGCAGGCGATCGGCGGCGGCTTTTCCTTCTCGCCGCAGGCCGGAGAGGTCGCGACCATCGTCAAGCTGACCCGCGTCGCGCTGCTCGCGCCGATGCTCATGCTCGTCGGCCTGTGGCTCGCGCGCGCCGGCGGCGGCGATGCGGCCAAGCGGCGTATCCCGCTGCGCCTGCCCTGGTTCATCCTCGGCTTTCTCGCGCTCGCCGCGCTCAATTCGCTCGTCGCGCTGCCCAGGCCCGCCGTCGACGCGGCCAACATGGCCGCGCAGGCGCTGCTCCTCCTCGCCATCGTCGCCACCGCGATGAAGGCACGCCTCCACCTCCTCCTCGACCAGGGCTGGCGAAGCTTCGCCCCCATCGTCGTCGCCACGCTCACAAGCTTCCTGCTCGCGCTGGCAGCCGTCGAACTGATGTGA
- a CDS encoding rhodanese-like domain-containing protein yields MISPLNVRRKFLLREEVALFDLRGEADYALAHPLFAASLPLGQLEARIGAILPRLDTAIIVYDDGEGYCDLAVERLESLGYSDVRVMAGGLDGWRSAGFELFQDVNSASKAFGELVEYRRHTPSIPAPEAKALIERNGKFVILDARRFDEYQNMNIPTGISVPGAELVLRARALAPDPATMIIVNCAGRTRSILGAQSLINAGLPNPVKALRNGTIGWLLAGQSLETGSERSFSEADSDFEAEARRAARDVAYRAGVKPIDRDALAALMEDPRRTTYRFDVRSLEEYLAGHPAGFLHAPGGQLVQETDVFAPVRGARIVLADNRGVRADMTGSWLAQMGWEVYVLDAALAGEIHHGPAPDLRPTPPSPPLMSATALAERADEVRIVDLSSSPRYRRGHIPHAAFAVRSRLLEISGKLVGRPIVFTSEDGYIARYAATELAAVNKGQIYALEGGNAAWVSEGRALAAGEDEMLVRADDVYRRPYEGTDNPESAMQAYLDWEYGLVTQLERDGTHGFFVV; encoded by the coding sequence ATGATCAGTCCCTTGAATGTGCGCCGGAAGTTCCTGCTGCGCGAGGAGGTCGCACTCTTCGACCTCAGGGGCGAGGCCGATTATGCCCTCGCCCATCCGCTGTTTGCCGCGTCTCTTCCATTGGGCCAACTCGAGGCGCGGATTGGCGCGATCCTGCCGCGCCTCGACACCGCTATCATCGTCTATGACGATGGCGAGGGATATTGCGACCTTGCCGTCGAACGCCTCGAATCCCTCGGATATTCGGATGTCCGCGTGATGGCAGGCGGACTCGATGGCTGGCGAAGCGCCGGTTTTGAACTGTTTCAGGACGTCAATTCGGCCAGCAAAGCGTTTGGCGAACTTGTCGAGTATCGTCGGCATACGCCCTCGATCCCCGCGCCCGAGGCGAAAGCGTTGATCGAAAGGAACGGCAAGTTCGTCATCCTCGATGCGCGACGCTTCGATGAATATCAAAACATGAATATTCCGACTGGAATCAGCGTGCCGGGGGCAGAGCTGGTCCTGCGCGCTCGCGCCCTTGCTCCCGATCCCGCGACCATGATCATCGTGAACTGTGCGGGACGAACGCGCAGCATTCTCGGCGCTCAGTCGCTTATCAACGCAGGCCTCCCGAACCCGGTGAAGGCGCTTCGCAATGGCACGATCGGCTGGCTGCTTGCCGGACAATCCCTCGAAACCGGCAGCGAGCGAAGCTTCTCGGAAGCCGATTCGGACTTTGAGGCGGAGGCGCGCCGCGCCGCGCGCGACGTCGCTTACCGCGCCGGGGTGAAGCCGATCGATCGGGACGCCCTCGCGGCGCTGATGGAAGATCCGCGGCGCACGACCTATCGCTTCGACGTCCGTAGTTTGGAAGAATATCTGGCAGGCCATCCGGCTGGCTTTCTCCATGCCCCCGGCGGCCAGCTTGTCCAGGAAACCGACGTCTTCGCGCCGGTGCGCGGCGCGCGCATCGTGCTCGCTGACAATCGGGGAGTGCGGGCGGACATGACCGGATCGTGGCTCGCCCAGATGGGCTGGGAAGTTTATGTGCTGGACGCCGCGCTTGCAGGCGAAATTCACCATGGTCCTGCCCCTGATCTGCGACCGACACCTCCTTCGCCCCCGCTGATGAGCGCTACGGCGCTTGCCGAAAGGGCGGACGAAGTCCGGATCGTCGATCTGTCTTCAAGCCCCCGTTATCGTCGGGGCCATATTCCGCACGCCGCTTTCGCGGTGCGCAGCCGACTTTTGGAAATATCGGGCAAGCTGGTTGGTCGGCCGATCGTTTTCACATCTGAAGATGGCTATATCGCACGATATGCGGCGACCGAACTCGCAGCCGTCAATAAGGGTCAAATATATGCGCTGGAGGGCGGAAATGCCGCATGGGTATCGGAAGGCCGCGCTCTTGCTGCGGGAGAGGACGAAATGCTCGTGCGCGCAGATGACGTCTATCGCCGTCCCTATGAAGGGACGGACAATCCCGAAAGCGCCATGCAAGCCTATCTCGATTGGGAATATGGTCTTGTGACGCAACTTGAGCGCGACGGCACGCACGGTTTTTTCGTTGTTTGA